A single window of Malus sylvestris chromosome 5, drMalSylv7.2, whole genome shotgun sequence DNA harbors:
- the LOC126621182 gene encoding uncharacterized protein LOC126621182 codes for MAAGLSSSAVSAITMKTLNLANIPILTGGSNYKKWRREIGFLLTLNEFDIAIDNPKPVITDQSTRVEKVDHERWSRANKVAVSILESGMTDTIRGGIKKHELAVDYLKAIEKKFKESQNAEISQYMALLTTYKIDSIGSIRDHILKMIDAAEKLNSMDVNIGEKLLVFMIIQALPIKYS; via the coding sequence TGTCTGCAATAACAATGAAGACCTTAAATTTGGCCAACATTCCAATTCTCACTGGTGGTAGTAACTACAAGAAGTGGAGAAGGGAAATTGGATTTCTATTAACTCTTAATGAGTTTGATATAGCAATTGACAATCCCAAGCCTGTAATCACTGATCAAAGTACAAGGGTGGAAAAGGTAGATCATGAGAGATGGTCAAGAGCCAACAAGGTGGCAGTTTCTATCTTAGAGAGTGGTATGACTGATACCATTCGAGGTGGGATCAAGAAACATGAGTTAGCTGTGGATTATTTGAAGGCAATTGAGAAGAAATTCAAGGAGTCTCAGAATGCTGAAATTAGTCAATACATGGCCTTACTGACAACCTATAAGATTGATAGTATTGGTTCAATTCGAGATCACATACTGAAGATGATCGATGCTGCTGAGAAGTTGAACTCAATGGATGTCAATATTGGAGAAAAACTGTTGGTTTTCATGATTATCCAGGCTCTTCCAATCAAATACTCTTAG